The genomic stretch GGAGCCTATTCCACCTCTgctttaattcctgctctgtttTGGGTATCCCCTTGGGTGTGCGGTGCCAAAAAGCCCGTTGCGTGGGTGTGTGacagtgtgtttgtgtgcgtgtgtgtgtctcagAGAGCTAGGGGGTTAGACTCGGTTTGGAGATCCGAGAGAACTCAGTCACGTCATCCCCCCTGCAGACACCCTCAAATATCCGGCACCTTACCGACTTGGttagaaggcagagaaggagtggaCCTCGTGGCGCAACGGTAGCGCGTCTGACTCCAGATCAGAAGGTTGCGTGTTCAAATCACGTCGGGGTCATATCTGTTTTTATCCTCAGgcgtgtccccccacccccacgggcAATCAAATTTCCACCAATATTCCCCTTTGGGGGCTTCGTCTCTTCTCCCCCAAAGGAGAAGCCGGAAAGGGATCACCAGCCCCGAGGGAGAGGCGGTTGTGTGAGGCCGAGGGGGGAGCCACTCTGTGCGAGGCGTTGTACCGAGTCCCGGGGAGAAGAAAATACAGTTAAtagacgccatccctgccctcaaggatctggtGGGGGAaacgccatccctgccctcaaggatctggtGGGGGAAACAGAGAAGAGCAGAAACGggatttgttttcattcattcattcaatagtatttattgagcgcttactatgtgcagagcactggactaagcgcttggaatgtacaaatttgtTTTCTCTACCTTCGACGAGTCTACCATCTAATGGAGATACCCCGAAAAACTATTTACAAAGAGcggaagcaagaggaagaacaaagataaatgtatatatctacaatttatttatttatttatattaatgtctgcctcaccctctatactgtgaactctttgtgggcaggaatgtgtctgtttgtggttctagtgtttctcccaagcgtttagtacagtgctctgcacacagtaggcactcaattaataataataataacgatggcatttgttaagcgcttactatgtgccaagcactgttctaagcgctgggattggtacaaggtaatcaggttatcccacgtggggctcacagtcttaatccccattttacagatgagggaactgagacccagggaagtgaagtgacagctgatcagtggcggagtgggattagaacccccggtcctccgactcccaaacccgggctctttccactaagccacgctgcttacgattgattgaaatacgattgattgattaaatgaatgaatgagagcttctTGGGTTTAGCGGACTTGCTCCTATCGGGTGTTGGGGTTGGGCAGGAAGGGGCCAGGACAGCGGGTCTTCTCTGGGAGGGAGGGCGAAGGATTGGggtcggggatgggggtgggtggtggggggagagggttgCTCACCCCAGGACCCTGGCGCTCTATTGCTGCCTGTTTAAGAAAACCCCTGGAACGGTCTGTTTAGGCTCTAGGGACAGCACCTCCAGGCCCAGGGGAGGCGGAAACCGCCTGTTTCATTCGAAGCCCgtgtggcctcttggaaagatcacaggactgggagtcaggagacctgagtcttTCCCCTGGATATTTCActttgtcggctgtatgactgacttcgggcaagtcccttcacttctcggtgcctcagtttcctcatctgtaaaatggggattaaatacccgaaatcccttccctttagactgtaaaccctgggtgggacagggattgtgttcgacctgatagtattgaatctaccccagtgcttgggacatagccttaacatatgccattattattattaggcccattTTAGCCAAACTGTGTACCCTCTGGAATTCATCTCTCTGGATTTCTGTTTCGCCATCTCTAAAACAATCCAGAACCTTGTATGGATCTtgtgaagagaaaagaaaatctgTGTCGGGAGAGTGCAGAAAAGATTGATCATTTAGAACAACACCCCAGCagcgaagggggaaagaggagagctaTCATCCATAGTCCCTCAGAGCTTTGACAAAaggggactcaatcaatcaatagtattgatttttatggtattagttaagtgcttactatgtgtcaaaagctgatctaagcgctggggtagatgcatgttaataaactcagatacagtcccttctcattcatgcaattgtatttactgagcgcttaggacacatagtctaagtaggagagagaacaggatttgaatccccattttacagttgaggaaactgaggcagagagaagtcaagtgacttgtccaaagtcacacaccaagcaattggctgcaccggtattagaacccaggtcctctgacgcccaggcctcagctctttccaccaggccatgctgcttccctactatgaggaactactctgtgcagggcactgttccaagtgcttgggagagaacattagagttaatagacaccatccctaccctcaaggatctttcagtctagtgggggaaacagataggGTTTGGAAGCGAATAATAGAAACAGGATTTGTTTTTTCTACCCTCAACGAGTCTACATGCTAACGGGGCAGACACCCCCGACAAACTATTTACAAAGagtggaagcaagaggaagaacaaagatatacTAAGCCCAGTATATCGGGGTGAAATAATTGAATAGATTGAACATACAGCCAAATATGCATTTGTAAACAGGTGCTGAAGATAGGTATAAAATATCCTaccatcaatcaaccaactgtatttcttgagcacctactaggcagagagctgtgtactaagcatttgagagcatGCAATAGAATTACTAGATCTCCTGCCCTCACGAAGTTTACAACTTATTGGGGTGAAAAGCACCAAAATAATTTACGGACAGAAGAAAGTGAAGAGAATAAGTATATGAGATAGTGCTTAGAAAAACTGTATGCTACAGGTAGCCACTTGAACACACATGCATAgttgtaagaagcagtgtgacctaatagactgggagtcaggagccttaATCTCTAATatcggttctaccacttgcctgtttggtGATCCTGGAaaggtcacttctctgttgctttggtttcctcgtctgtaaaatggggataaattacccttttagactatgagctctgggCATAAAAGGAaaggtgtccgatctgattatcgtcCTCCAAGCTTGGCACCTATTCAAGGGCGTAAATAAACATCTTACTTATTATATCTTGACGCTGAAGTGATCCTAGAGGTAAGACAAATTCTCTCCGCTccattcccccgcctcccctgctTCACCGCGGCTCTGGCTGAGAAAGGGCCCTGGAGCCCGTTCGAGTTATGATTGGTGGAGGcgctggaggaggcagagaagaaccaataggatttgagAGCGTCTCAGCGTCTCAGCCAATGGGGTGGTCAGATTTGTATCCTCCTCGGCTCGCTCCGTTGTTCGATCCCACCGAAAGACGTGCGGGCCGCGGTGCCTCGCAGCTCGTCTTCTTCTCCAGTTCCTTACTCCGCCCTAACAAAGAatcgctcaaaaaaaaaaaagtcatcctaCAAAAGGTCTCTCCGAAGGATCTAGCCGCACTTTGGGATCCTCCCACTGTGTTCTCCCAACTTTTCGACTGTGAAGCCCACGGGGGAAAGTGCCTGTatgccatctgattatcttggatctaccccacttgtcagctgtgtggctttgggcaagtcacttcacttctctgcgcctcagttccctcatctggaaaatggggatgaagactgagccccacgtgggacaccctgatcactttatatccctccagcgctttgcacatagcgcttaacaaataccattattattaccccagtgtttactccagtgcttggcacagaagcaTTTGACTAATTGCTTCATTATCCATTAAGAAGAGACAGACCAACAGAatagaggtgggaggaggtggtAGTTCGTAGTGGACAAGGAACCTGTCAGGTgtttttaattgtactctcccaagcgctttgtacagtgctctgcatatagcaagttcTCAATAACATGGACGGTAGTAGTTTTGTATCCttccggcgcttactacagtgctctgcatatacataAGCGCTCGATTCAAAACAtggaaaaaaatagcatttatctTAGATAGTATTTACCTTAAATGCCTAGAGAGCAGTACACTGCACACGGGAAATATTTCTATtatcaataatagtggtatttgttaagcacttagcactgtactaagagctggggtggatataagctattCGGGTTgtgcgcagtccccgtccccacaagcggctcacagcctctaatccccattttccagatgaggtaactgaggcacggagaggtgaaaggacttgtccaaggtggcccagcgttcggggggggggggggggtgaatgacTGAGATCCAACACTCCGGGAGGGACTTTGGCTCTACCGGGGAGCGTGGGTGTGGCTCTGCGAAGAGCCTTTGGGGTTGGCAACCCCTAGCCCGAGGGCGGCCGCCGTTTCCGACTACGGTGCAGGAGCTGCGTCTTCGCCTCCGCCTCCCTTATAGTCGCCCCCACGACGTAGCCGAATCAACTTCCAGTCGGCCTCTGTCCGACGTAACAGAACCAGCCGATTTGTGTTTCTGTCCTTTCCATCGTCGCCTGTCGCACCCCCAAAagtccccccccaaaccccccactGGGGTTAGGAATTCAACCCAGGATTCCGGCGTTAAAGTCCCCCCGGGAATCGGGTGGGAACGCTCACCCCAGGGCGCCAGCGGGGTGAAAAATCAAGCCCCGCGAGGTTCCcacggggtggagaggggggaagCTCTAGTGGTTGCGATTTCCTCGTCGATTTTCCGCTGCTTGAGGCCACAGGCCTCGGGCAAGGGGAAGGGTTCGGCGGGCTGGGGTTGAGGATCAGAATTTGGGGCTGCGGGAGGTCCCGGTAAGGGCGAAAGGGTCCGGGGGACAAGGTGCAAAAACACAACTTGGGCAGCGacggcgggagggggtggggcggaggggagccgCCACTTTCTCATTGGATCCCGCCGGGAGATTGATTCGGAGGCGTCGGACTCGGGCCCGATCCGTTACTTGCGCAtgcgccctcccgccctcccagcACTTTATTTCCCTATcatttctttctaataataataatgttggtatttgttaagcgcttactatgtgcagagcactgttctaagcgctgggggagatacagggtcatcaggctgtcccatgtggggctcacagtcttaatccccattttacagatgagggaactgaggcacagagaagttaagtgacttgcccacagtcacacagctgacaagtggcagagccgggattcaaacccatgagctacTAATGTCTACTACTTAGTAGTAGACATTACTActaatttctactactactattctactattattactattattactactattatactaCTATATTATACTTCTATACTACTattatactactattattattactactactatttttactattaccattattactactattactactactattctattactaatgaatgaaaactactactatttctactactactaattactactaatttattctaatgtctgtctccccgtctaagtagtcagctcgttgtgggcgagaaatgtgtctgttttattgttctactgtagcaagcgcttagtccagtgttctactCAGAGTATGCGCTCAATAGATAAGTTGACTGGCTAGCTgattgagagatggagagacccTAAGACCAAAAAAAATAGGGCATTTTCTTAGCTGAGCTTCATTTCCCAACATCTTCTCTCCAATTGCACCCTTTCTGACTGCTCTCTTTCTTGGAGCGCAAAGGAAAGCGTGTCTCCTTAGGTGGAAGATCATTGAGGTCAGGGGTCGTGCCTTCTAaccctactgtcctctccccaagcacttaggtcagtgccctgtacacagtagatgGTCAAtcaatacagtggattgattgtTCAAGTCACTGATGGTTGTGATcattagcctaatggaaagagcaggggactgggagtcaggagatccgaattctcttcctggctctgaccattacttgctgtgtgacctcggaaaagtctcttaacctttctgggtcagtttcctctcctgtaaaatggatgAAAATGCCTGTTTTTACTCCCTCTTAGATCATAATGTGGGTCATGGGCTGTGcctactctgattatcttgtatctaggacaatgcttgacacatagaacgtgtctaccaactctaatatactgtactctcccacgtgcttagtacaatgctctgcacacagtaagtgtccaataaatatgattgattctagacttctagactgtgagcccgctgttgggtaggaattgtccctttctgttcccgaattgtactttccaagcacttagtacaagttgAAGTGGACACCAGCTTCTGGGAAAAAAGTGGCATCCTTGAACAGCATAGGGTCAAATGGAGTCCCGTATCCAGTGCGATGGACCAGACTTGGCGCCaatcaaatccatcaatcagtagtatttatggagggcttacagtGTACACAGCGCTGcttgtgcttgggagactacaatagagttatgacatacgatccctgccctcagaggtcTTAAAGCCTAGcaggtgagagcactgtactaagcacttgagaaagtgcaatagcCTAGTTAGGaggctctgttgtattatgtcctctcccaagcactttttacagtgctctgcacacagtttacactcaataaataccatggattgattgatcctcgCCGATAAAAAGGAGGGCTGGGACGAGGGAGGgggtctgaataataataataatgatgttggtatttgctaagcacttactatgtgccgagcactgttctaagcactggggtagatataagggaatgaggttgtcccaagtggggctcacagtcttcatccccattttacagatgagggaactgaggcacagagaagttaagcgacctgcccaaggtcacccacctgacaagtggcggagcctggattagaacccacgacttctgactcccaagcccggactctttccattgagccacgctgggatgCATTTGGGGGTACAAATTCGGCGTCCCCCAACCGACCCAGCGGCGGCCCACCCTTTTTCTGCTCTGttgttctggactctcccaagcgcttagcacagtgttctgcatatagtaagcgctcaataaataccaatgatggattgagtgattgcCCAATTGGTGCGGGAAGAGGAGGCCCGCAAggaccggccccctcccgccttgTCTCCCCCTTTGGTGCCGCCGCCCTCCGCACCGAGCCCGGCTCAGCGGGGTTTCGGGGTACGGAGTGTGCATGAGTGGGAAGGGACTCGACGAAAACGTGCGCGGGTTCAACGGGCCCGGACACCCACGCGGGTCCGAACACGCATGGAGGCGGAAACAGGAAGCGTCTTCCTGCCCAGACCTCCCCCATGGGGCCGCTCTAGGACTGCGGGAGGACTGAAGCCTCGGTGGCTTCTCCGGCCTCGGCGGCTGAGCTGGAGGACTGTCGGAGGAacacgttgtggacagggaacgaggccaccaactccgttgtactggactctcccaagcgcttagtacagtgctcttcacacagtaggcgctcaattaaataccatcgatgattagGAGGATGTTGGCAGCCTCGAGGGGATGCGGATGAAACGAAAAGTTTAACCCCCAAACTCCTACCAatggagcccgggagtcagaaggacttgggttctaattccgactccgccaatggtctgctgtgtgacttcagtcgaatcatttcacttccctgggcctcggttacctcatctgtaaaatggggatcaattctgtgagccccaactgggacatggactgtgtccatcctgactagcttgtatctaccccagtgcttagtacagtggctgccacatagtaagcgcttaacaaacaccacaaaagcACCACTGTTCTCAATTAAGAACAATGTATAATGGCCTAGTGCAACGAACATGGGATTGTgtgttagtacaatgttctgcacccaataaatatcactgattgattgcaagtcagaagacctgacatTTAACTCCAGGatatagtatggtgcttggcactctAATACTTAttaggactaaaacccaggtctccttgctTCTCATCCTGGGCTCTTTTCAAGCTGCCATGTACCCATTTTGAGAGTTTTTGCACTTAATGGCATAATTGTCTCCTGAAAATGTGAAATTGAAATAATTGAAGTTGGAAATAGAAATTGAAGTTGAAATAATTTTTCTCATAGGAGCAAAGTTTATAAAGGGAAaattggttcctgaaccaaggttGGGTACTCTATTTTGACCAAACTATCCACTGGCATtgtctaaactttaagctcagtgagggaagggaatgtgtttactgttacatcgtgctctcaagtgtttagcacagtgctttgcacacagtaaatgttcaataaatatgattgactaaattaatgaataaatgagttgaatttccctccccatcatcctaGGCTCCAGGCCCTTTCCTGACCCTCCACCTTGCACTTCAACCCAcacaccactctgcttcccttattTCCCTGTCCCCCTAGACTCCCCCTTTTGTCCGATTTCCATTTGTTATATTCATCAGCTGCTGCCACTGCCGCCCTCAGCCCCCTCTGTAAACTCCTCCCTTCTTGGATTACCAAATCGGAGAACTAGATGGGGAGAAACCGTGTGACAGTGGCATTGAAGATCAGTGGGGAAAGTCTGAAGTGGCATAAACACTTCCTTGCTAGGTGAGGCAAGGCCTCAACTCCAGAAGTTCGACAAGACTGTAGGGGATAGGGACAAGTCAGAGACAGGCCTCTGACGGTGCTCCCCTTCTGAGGTTTCTCCTATTAtgtattaatcattcaatcgtatttattgagtgcctaccacgTGCAGGTATTAGAGGAAACCTTCCTagtttgtaaattatttcattAGCTAGAAGTCTTTCGCCCATAATAAATGTGCAGTGCTGCTGATCTCAACCGACCCGGGTTACCTGTATAATCTCAAGTGATCCTAAAATACCTGAGGATTTGAGACTTGCAGGCTTCCTGGAGAGATGCCATAAAACCCTTGGCTAGTTATTCCACAAAGGAGCGTTTTGTTTACACTAGTTTGCCTGTTTAGCCCGTGGTgatcagggattgcctctctttattggtgtattgtactttccaacagtttagtacagtgttctgcacacagtaagcgctcgataaatacgattgaatgaaagggtatttgttaaagctcttactatgagctaggtaCTGTATTGAACGCTGGAATGGATTCCATTTAATCCCATTCCCTCTCCGAGACAGAAAGCAGCCTGATCACTCAACTTGGATTAATCCTCTATTTGAAGATTATTAAGCCACCCTTATAGGACGATTTAACCCCGCTCCAAAAGCATTAGCTAGAAAAAGGACTCTTCCTGTGATTCCTCGCCGACGAGTCCGGGAGCGAAAAATCCGAAGGTGGCGACCATCCCCGCCTACGGTCCCTGGGCTTTGGCCTGTCGGCCTTCGGATCCGTTTCTCTGCTCGGTGGTCCGTGTCGCCTGAGCTTCCTccggggccccggcggcggcTACGGGGATAGCTCTCGGACCCCTGACCCTTCCTGATCTCCCAGTTTGGCTCTTCGGTTTTCTGGGGGCCCTCTTGGGGGTAGAGGTCTTGGGGTTCCTGGCGACTCTGAAGGTGGACGAGGACCCGCGCCCGCTGACCCGTTTGAGGACTCCCCGGTTGACGAGGTTCTGGAGCTCCTTGTTGATGCGAAAGTTGTTCTTGCGGACATCGTAATTGTCCTCGAGGAGCTCCCGCTTCAAGGCGACCAGGGAAATGCCCTTTCGGCCCGAGGAGTTAGCGATGGCGGAGAAGATCCTGTCCGACAGCCGGTTACAAGGACAGCGACTCCGGCTGGGGCTTTGCCCTTCGCTGCGGCCCTCCAACGGGTCCGGGTTCCGGAGCCCCCCTCTCCCACCGGCCACTGACCCTGCTTACGGACAAAGGAGAAGGCTTTCAATCgtctttcttgagcccttactatgtgcagagcgctagacTAGGCCCCAAGTGctctcgtcctccctccccccactaatcaatcaatgggtccctgcccacaataataatagtaataattattacggtacttgttaagcgctcactatgtgccaagcactgttctaagcgcgggggttaTTGCGTTCAAGTTATCATCAAgtcacaagttcatcaggttggacacagtccctgtcccccatggggctcacacgcttatccccatgttaccgatgaggtcactgaggcccagagaagtgaagtgacttgcccaaagtcacgcagcggacacgtggcggagccgggattagagcccaggtccttctaactcccaggcccgtgctctatccacccagTCCCGAGTttacagaagagagggggagttaagcattaagataaataaataaattatagactcttaatttgttgtgagcagggaagacgtctatcaactctatttcaatgtaccatcccaagcgcttgacacagggctccgcacacggtaagcgctcaaaaaaaattGAGGAAATGATTTTGTTGCAAGTGCCAAAACTAACTTAAACTGGGGAATTTAAGTAACTGGGGAGTAAGCGTGGAGGGGGAGATCTAAGGCGGATACAAATATCTCTCTCCCTTCGACCGTAATCTTATTGCAAACGCCAGGTCCGGGGGTTGTTTATCGGAGCTGGGTTTTGAGGTCGGGGATCCAGGAGGGGCTCAGGGAGAGAAACCACAGGATCGAAGAGGAGTGGCTCTGGGCTACTAATTCCGTTAGTTCGGGTGTCGGCAGGCCCTGGAGACCCCGGCCCCAGGGAGATAAGGGGCTAGGGTTGGAGCTTGCCGGTCTGTaacctcgtcctctagactgcaagctcgttgtgggccgggaactctgttgtattgttctccccagcgcttagtacagtgctccgcacacagtaaggcgctcaataaacaccattcattttctatttcttaagcacttactaactctccattgtcaaatggggattaagattgagtctcacatgggacaactgattaccctgtatctcccccagcgcttagaacagtgctctgcacatagtaagtgcttaacaaataccaacatttttattattattactatgtgccaggcactttactaagcgccgaggcaggttcagttaataaggttggacactgtccctgtccgacacggggctcacgatcttaagtagaagggagaagcccCAAAGAGGTGGCTTTTTGTCCCTGTTGGCTGGTGGAAGCCAGCATCCCACCCCCCCGGGCCccattccagcctctcccctaaaATCCCAGCCTCTCTTTCGACCCCCTTTTCCCCGCCCGACCAAATCGAAAAATCTGCGCTCACGATTCCTAGCTGTGCCAACGTCTTCCTTCCCTGCATTTCGGGCCATGGCTTTGTCGCCGAGGGAACAACGGCTACTGTCGCGAGGGATCACAGTCGCCACGACCTCGCGAGTCTGCAACCTCCGCGCAACTGACCGTTAAAGGGGAGACTGTGGCCTCCGGGCTGCCGTTTCCCACGTAAACTATTATGACGTTGCCGCCTCGCCTCGGCCTATCTACCGTCTCTCTTAgagtgaactctcccgagcgcttagtacagcgctctgcacacagtttactaaataccactgattggttgactattTTCCTTTATTCACCTGCTTTTCTCTAGACTCTTAAAGTTCGTTGGGGGCAGGAGACGTGTctaaaccaactctgttatattgtactttcccaaacgcttaatacagtgctctgcacacaataaacgctccataaatacattgattgaccgattattTTCCTTTACTCGCCtgcttttcttctagactgtaggctcgttgtgggtggggaaagtgtctaccaactccgttgtattgtactctcccaagtgagtacacagtgagcgctcaataaataccaatgattaatttcCCCCTGCCGCTCGCGATATTTTAAACCTCGGGGCCCCTGAGACTACCccacttctttccccctcctgcctgccttgctctctgccccttccccgccaCAAGTCAGACGTTCAGGGGATCCGGAAAGACAAAAAAgtcgtctaatcccggctccgccacttgtttactgtgtgatcttgggcgagacacttcacttctcagtgcctcaattgcctcatctgtaaaatgaggattaagatggtgatccgcatttgggacatggactggatccaacatgattagcttgtaaccctggcacacagtagacgtttaacaaataccataaaaaaaaaagacaggcctTCCCACAGAATCATCTTTTCTCATTGTTCTTAAATCGGCTGTGTCACAAACACCTCGGGGTTCCGCGACTGAGCTTGTTTGTTCGGAGTCCCCACTTGGTAATTATTTGAATTCACTTTAACAAGCAATCACTGCAGGCTCTCTTTGATCCAAGGCGGTAGCCTATCCATGATTTTCCAGTTACAGCTAGTCCGAAACTCTGGGAATCTGAGCCTcacccctctcttctctttttccctcactCGGAAAAGTAAATCTGGTCGTCTGATTAGGGGGCTTGATCCAGGATTTAGATTTTCCAGGAGCTGagagtcctttttttaaaacaacaaCCAACCCCCCCAAATGACAATGGGGTTTTCCATTTAGTGTAGTCTACAGCGGTTATTGAACtaggtgtgcagagtgctgtaggcGCCTGAGGTCAAGACACAGTCTTTCTTGACTCAAAGAATTGACTAGGCAAGTAAATACTAATTGGTAAAAGAGTAAGAGCAGGGAAACGAATGATAAAAATCAAAGTGGACAATTCTCTCTCTGGACTAGGAACGAGTCGACCAACtcgattatactgtactctaccaagcatttagtacagtgctatgcagagagtaagccctcaataaataggatagactgtaagctccccctcgGATCAGAAAGGAACGGCAGTAACAAGTTCCTGTTTTTATGGCGTGTCCAAGTGACTCCGAAACTCTTGGAGATCTTATTCACCAATTCTAAGATCACCACATCAGTCCTGCCTGCTAATAGA from Ornithorhynchus anatinus isolate Pmale09 chromosome 10, mOrnAna1.pri.v4, whole genome shotgun sequence encodes the following:
- the LOC100090721 gene encoding histone H1t-like isoform X2, with the protein product MARNAGKEDVGTARNRSVAGGRGGLRNPDPLEGRSEGQSPSRSRCPCNRLSDRIFSAIANSSGRKGISLVALKRELLEDNYDVRKNNFRINKELQNLVNRGVLKRVSGRGSSSTFRVARNPKTSTPKRAPRKPKSQTGRSGRVRGPRAIPVAAAGAPEEAQATRTTEQRNGSEGRQAKAQGP
- the LOC100090721 gene encoding histone H1t-like isoform X1; translation: MARNAGKEDVGTARNPGSVAGGRGGLRNPDPLEGRSEGQSPSRSRCPCNRLSDRIFSAIANSSGRKGISLVALKRELLEDNYDVRKNNFRINKELQNLVNRGVLKRVSGRGSSSTFRVARNPKTSTPKRAPRKPKSQTGRSGRVRGPRAIPVAAAGAPEEAQATRTTEQRNGSEGRQAKAQGP